The window CATAGTCCACGATTACGCTGATGTCCTGTTCGGGCTTGATCTGCACCCGCTCCATACGTCCGGGGACACCGTTGAAAGCAGGGAGCGATCGCGCAATCGTTTCTAAATCCAATCCTAGGGATAAGGCCGCTCCAGCCGCCGCCAGAACGTTGGCGACGTTGAACTGTCCGACTAGCGGCATCTGGATCGCGATTTCGCCGAGGGGCGTGTGTAAGACTCCAGACACGCCATTGGGTTGATAGTTCAAATCACTCGTCCAAAGGTCGGCACTGGCATCCTGGGTGCTGTACGTCCAGACTTTCTCAGAACCTTGCGATCGCAACGTTTCCACCAATCGCTGACCGTAGGGATCATCCTGGTTCACGATTGCTCGTCCGGTTAGGTACTGCGGTGAAAAGAGGAGTGCCTTTGCTGAAAAATAGTCTTCTAAGTCTTTGTGGTAGTCCAGGTGATCCTGGGTGAGGTTGGTAAACACGGCTACCTCAAAGGGACAGCCCCACACCCGACTCTGCGCCAAGGCATGGGAGCTCACTTCCATCACGCCCAGTTCGCAACCCGCCGCCACCGCAGAAGCCAACTGTTCCTGTAAATCCAGAGCGAAAGGAGTAGTGTGGGTGGCAGTTTGTTGAAATCCTGGCCAGCGAGCATAGAGGGTGCCGAGGAGTGCTGTAGGTTTGTTCGCCTGACTCAGCAAGAATTCGATCAGGTGCGTGGTTGTGGTTTTGCCGTTAGTTCCGGTGACGCCGACTAGACGCAGCTTCTCGGCGGGATTGCCGTAGAAGGTGGCTGCCAGTTTCCCGCAGGCAAATACCATGTCTGCACAGGGCAGCACCAGTTCGCCACTGGTCGCAGGATGCTTTTCTAAGGCTTGCGGAGACACGATGGCGGCGATCGCCCCTGCGGCAAGGGCACTCATCCAAAACTCACCGCCATCTACCCGCGTTCCGGGCATGCCAATAAACACATCTCCCGGTTGGCAAGCGTGGGAATTGGTCGTTAACCCTTTCACCTCCGCCATCAGCGCCGGATGGTCGAGGGGGGGAATCATGCCAATCAGCGGTTGCAGTAGCGCGTGTAGTTTCATGTCAGAGCCTCCTCACACAGATTGCCCTCTATTGTTGACTATTTTCAGCCCAATATTTCTGTAACATTTGCTCCACTTGGTTCACCGATGCCCGTGGTGATAGGCGAGGCAAGGGAATGTAAGCGATCGCCGCATCCTCCGTTTCCTTCTCCCAGACCAGCACCGGAATTTCGTACTGATAGGCTTGGAACCAGTCATCGCGAGTGGTGATATCCCGAATGTCTATTTGCAACGGAATACTGCTGACTTGTTCTAATTTTTCCTGCAACCCTTCGCAGAGGTGACAACCCGGTTTGCCAAACAGAATCAGTTTCATCGCCATTCTCGGCACCGTCAACGTTAATCGTGGGTCAATTCTAATCGCTTGGGTGGGTTGAGCGATCGCCTTCCAGGTTTTACACCCACAGAAAAGGACGCTACCCAAGAGCAACGTCCTCATTAAAAACCTTACGGAACTGGAGAAAAGCTTATCTGTACCAACGGGCTAGCCTACTGGCTGAGCGGCATTCTCCCGCATCATTTGCACAAACTTTTCAAACAAATAATCGGCGTCGTGGGGGCCGGGGCTGGCTTCGGGGTGGTACTGCACCGAGAAGAGAGGCAGCCGCTTATGCTTGAGTCCGGCAACGGTGCGATCGTTCAGGTTAAGGTGGGTGATTTCGACATCCGCCTCGGGCAAGGACTCTTCCGAAATCGCAAATCCGTGGTTTTGGCTGGTAATTTCGACCTGCTGACTCAAACCACAGGGCTGGTTTAGTCCCCGGTGTCCAAACTTGAGTTTGAAACTCTCACCCCCCAAGGACAGCCCCAAAATTTGGTGCCCCATGCAAATGCCAAACATTGGCTTTTGAGCCTCAAGCAACGCTTTCACCGTTTCGATGCCTTCGCTCACGGCAGACGGGTCGCCAGGGCCGTTGGAGAGGAAAATGCCATCGGGATTATAGTTCAGGATTTCCTCGGCAGGTGTACTCGCCGGAACCACAATCACCCGGCATCCGTAGCTAGCCAAGCGGCGCAGAATGTTACGCTTCACGCCAAAATCGATGGCCACAACGGTAAATTCGGGCGTTGTCCGAATCGAATCCTTAGGGCCAAACTCCCACACC is drawn from Synechococcales cyanobacterium T60_A2020_003 and contains these coding sequences:
- a CDS encoding UDP-N-acetylmuramoyl-L-alanyl-D-glutamate--2,6-diaminopimelate ligase, with the translated sequence MKLHALLQPLIGMIPPLDHPALMAEVKGLTTNSHACQPGDVFIGMPGTRVDGGEFWMSALAAGAIAAIVSPQALEKHPATSGELVLPCADMVFACGKLAATFYGNPAEKLRLVGVTGTNGKTTTTHLIEFLLSQANKPTALLGTLYARWPGFQQTATHTTPFALDLQEQLASAVAAGCELGVMEVSSHALAQSRVWGCPFEVAVFTNLTQDHLDYHKDLEDYFSAKALLFSPQYLTGRAIVNQDDPYGQRLVETLRSQGSEKVWTYSTQDASADLWTSDLNYQPNGVSGVLHTPLGEIAIQMPLVGQFNVANVLAAAGAALSLGLDLETIARSLPAFNGVPGRMERVQIKPEQDISVIVDYAHTPDSLENMLLAARPFIQGRMICVFGCGGDRDRTKRPKMGGIAARLSDLAVVTSDNPRTEDPEQILQDVLVGIDPQTNPLVICDRAEAIKTAIAQAQPGDGVLIAGKGHEDYQILGTEKVHFDDREQARAALEQRYAN
- a CDS encoding glutaredoxin family protein is translated as MKLILFGKPGCHLCEGLQEKLEQVSSIPLQIDIRDITTRDDWFQAYQYEIPVLVWEKETEDAAIAYIPLPRLSPRASVNQVEQMLQKYWAENSQQ
- the carA gene encoding glutamine-hydrolyzing carbamoyl-phosphate synthase small subunit → MPRSGAQPALLVLADGTAYQGWSFGAKGTTIGEVVFNTGMTGYQEVLTDPSYCGQIVTFTYPELGNTGVNPEDEESARPYVSGAIARNVCDRPSNWRSTQSLSDYLKQHNIPGIYGIDTRALTRKIRSTGAMNGAISTEILDPAELLLKVQEAPSMAGLNLVNQVTTSDVYEWISPTDGVWEFGPKDSIRTTPEFTVVAIDFGVKRNILRRLASYGCRVIVVPASTPAEEILNYNPDGIFLSNGPGDPSAVSEGIETVKALLEAQKPMFGICMGHQILGLSLGGESFKLKFGHRGLNQPCGLSQQVEITSQNHGFAISEESLPEADVEITHLNLNDRTVAGLKHKRLPLFSVQYHPEASPGPHDADYLFEKFVQMMRENAAQPVG